In Epinephelus fuscoguttatus linkage group LG6, E.fuscoguttatus.final_Chr_v1, the DNA window TTTGACTTTCAGACCTTTAGCCGTGCTGATGTTGAGGCGAGATAAGGTGTTCGCCAGGCGGCTATAACAAACAGCCGACACAAGGAGAGGGAGTAGAAACCCAAAGATGAACAAGATGAAGTTAATGACAAAGTAGATGTTTGTCAGGTTCCTCTGATGGATGGAGAGGCATTGACTGTTACTGCCCTCTTTACTTGGAGGAAGCATGAAAGCGTAGATCAGAGACTGGATCAGTAGCACAGACCAAACTCCTGCACAGAGCTTCTTGACAAACTTCTTCCGTTTCATGCAGGAGCTTCTGTTGAAGTGCACCACAGCTGTGTACCGATGGATGCTGATGAGAGTGAGGAATATGGTGCTGCCGTAGAAATGTGAACTGAGCAAGGCAATCTTGACTTGGCAAAGGAACAGACCAAATGGCCAGTCGTTGCCCATAGCAAAGTACACCGCTATCATGGGAGTGACTGGGGTGGCAATGGCGTCACTGAGGGCCAGGTGGAACTGCAGTGTGGTTCCAGAGGTCCAGCAGGGCAACCGGCAGCAGAAGACCCAGAGGCTGAAGGTGTTGAGGAGGAAGCCCAGGAAGAAGACCAGGCACAGGAGGACAGTACTGGACACGTGCTGAGTCTCCCCCAGACAGAATCCAGAGTCATTGCTGCTGTTCCCGGGCTGTGAGGAAACCACCATCTTCTCAaagatttcctttttttttttttcttaaacctgCAAGAAAAAATATCAGACTTCATATCATAGATGTAACTTTTTCCATATTAAATCCATCAAGAGATAGCTATaaattttttatgtttatgtatcAAACTCAATACAGGCTTACCATCCCAACAACAGTGACAATGCTAGAGGTGTACACAtaataatacattaataaataaattttaaataaataaatagaaattaattttaaaaatgaaataaaacaaaaaagtcatcAAAGATCAAATTCATTACACAATGTAATGTGTCCAGGTGGGATTTTAAGAGACATTTCATTATatagtaaaaatacaaaataatgaaaactcAGTATTATatattgaggtttttttttatcatattcagTATCAAAAGTTATTTAGACCAGAACAAAAGTTCGTCTCAAAAAAGATGAGTTATAACATTGAGGTTGtttataatacaaaaaaatgtcactacttattaatgaaaaaaatgtattaaatttaaTGCAACCTGATTGAGCTATTGCCACCATTCACTTTAGGCatgttatgtttaaaaaatcCACTAGGCATCTCTGTGTCTATAATTAGTCTGCCTTTTCAGTTCACCTCCCTAAAGGAAGTTAGAAACAAAGAAAGTCACTTTAGACATGAGGGCACTGTGTGGTGGGAgtttaaaagacaaat includes these proteins:
- the LOC125890266 gene encoding P2Y purinoceptor 4 produces the protein MVVSSQPGNSSNDSGFCLGETQHVSSTVLLCLVFFLGFLLNTFSLWVFCCRLPCWTSGTTLQFHLALSDAIATPVTPMIAVYFAMGNDWPFGLFLCQVKIALLSSHFYGSTIFLTLISIHRYTAVVHFNRSSCMKRKKFVKKLCAGVWSVLLIQSLIYAFMLPPSKEGSNSQCLSIHQRNLTNIYFVINFILFIFGFLLPLLVSAVCYSRLANTLSRLNISTAKGLKVKLKSQRMIGMCLVIFGLCFLPLNVVRTIAVVLKKYYPRQCSVLQQIETAYYASWILAGVNSCLDPLLYCFGSQNFRDAFQSLRIRQRDRSDSEITANQ